A window of Fluoribacter dumoffii NY 23 contains these coding sequences:
- a CDS encoding AcaB family transcriptional regulator gives MKAKITLNLRTREVYKLFERKISGDRLFIEAILHKINIVIGRCRKKDPVALKVFYEMEKQLNALTKTFSSEIKSFEDLLTKKKEFKDKQINFVVQFYPKIIVCNPMSIKLAELIEVYDQLIATLKLLRLAGCFDSDDIYFSNIKQHQQSTNQALSKILLYNFKQPIASFCAKDKNELPTPPLISF, from the coding sequence ATGAAAGCAAAAATTACTTTAAACCTTCGTACCCGTGAAGTGTATAAATTATTTGAGAGGAAAATTAGTGGGGATAGGCTTTTTATTGAGGCTATTTTGCATAAGATTAATATTGTTATTGGTAGATGTAGAAAAAAAGATCCGGTAGCTCTTAAAGTGTTTTACGAAATGGAAAAACAACTGAATGCATTGACTAAGACGTTTTCCTCTGAAATTAAAAGCTTTGAAGATCTTCTTACTAAGAAAAAAGAGTTCAAAGACAAACAAATTAATTTTGTCGTGCAGTTTTATCCAAAGATCATCGTATGCAATCCCATGAGTATAAAATTAGCTGAGTTGATTGAAGTTTATGACCAGCTAATCGCGACTTTGAAATTACTGCGACTTGCAGGTTGCTTTGATTCAGATGATATTTATTTCAGTAATATCAAGCAACATCAACAATCCACTAATCAAGCACTAAGCAAAATTTTGCTATATAATTTTAAGCAACCAATTGCATCCTTTTGTGCAAAAGATAAAAACGAGTTACCTACCCCACCATTAATCAGTTTTTAA
- a CDS encoding TIGR03756 family integrating conjugative element protein, translated as MMLISMMISSSIHARESIEPPSPISSFGIANKVLGRIFTNSHYKVIGSCTWAVGKLPPKLVAVPAIEQFLPDLIVTVANRPETNPWIEARALYENPASQALYQKTYLLATGSALGFGDDAGQTSAMHINEERTRVVDVIGSPAGLYRFPYLSHKPETRFGSPYYISEADAVSDRTELAEIAYMATHPHLLFNHDIGSTTQSWGHEIPRIMRVTQPSRFRASVVAALHAADIVTNKNSLHVTQSTSNSCGANCVVANVIFDGHNKNIIWQEVYPRNRNINFNDASDMGVEDDKAGNGNYVFVVWRKYRGCIAHEGKLVRALSFPKVGHPQKR; from the coding sequence ATGATGCTTATTTCTATGATGATTAGCTCATCCATCCATGCAAGAGAAAGCATAGAGCCACCTAGTCCTATTAGCAGTTTTGGTATTGCCAACAAGGTATTAGGCAGGATCTTTACCAACAGTCACTACAAGGTAATTGGTTCCTGTACTTGGGCAGTAGGAAAACTTCCGCCTAAGCTGGTAGCTGTTCCTGCAATCGAACAGTTTTTACCTGACTTAATTGTCACAGTGGCCAATCGCCCCGAAACCAATCCATGGATTGAAGCACGTGCACTTTATGAAAATCCGGCAAGCCAAGCCTTGTATCAAAAGACCTATCTACTAGCGACTGGTTCAGCGCTAGGTTTTGGCGATGATGCAGGACAAACCTCGGCCATGCACATCAATGAAGAACGCACACGGGTTGTTGATGTAATTGGCAGCCCCGCAGGTCTTTATCGTTTCCCTTATTTGTCACATAAACCTGAAACACGTTTTGGTTCCCCTTACTACATCAGTGAGGCTGATGCCGTGTCAGACCGCACAGAGCTTGCTGAAATTGCTTATATGGCAACTCATCCTCATCTATTATTCAACCATGACATAGGATCCACAACACAGTCGTGGGGACATGAAATCCCAAGGATTATGCGAGTCACGCAGCCCTCACGCTTTAGAGCATCTGTTGTTGCAGCCCTTCATGCAGCAGACATCGTGACCAATAAAAACAGTCTTCATGTAACCCAGAGCACCAGTAATTCTTGTGGTGCTAATTGCGTGGTAGCCAATGTGATATTTGATGGCCACAACAAAAACATCATCTGGCAGGAAGTGTACCCAAGAAACCGCAACATCAATTTTAATGATGCTAGCGATATGGGTGTAGAGGATGACAAAGCAGGAAATGGAAATTATGTCTTTGTAGTTTGGCGAAAATATCGAGGCTGTATTGCCCATGAAGGGAAATTAGTGCGCGCACTTTCATTCCCCAAAGTGGGACATCCTCAAAAACGATAG
- a CDS encoding helix-turn-helix domain-containing protein: MAQQILYLESLPVHAYQDLNFAIFVKNLNGCYLWGNGFFISKSAGFQSLSEIYHKQDHHFVWHHYADQLRKNDQMLFENGEDLSAYEQILRHDGTIVNIISKKSPLFDKGLNIIGLVGFSIELPQSNIIKALTPREYEILSVLSDGYTDKQIAKKLSISPRTVEAHINNSKQKLSVKTRAELIAQFSRVYP; encoded by the coding sequence ATGGCGCAACAGATATTGTATTTAGAATCATTGCCAGTTCATGCCTACCAAGATTTAAATTTCGCAATTTTCGTAAAAAATTTGAACGGATGTTATCTCTGGGGAAATGGTTTTTTTATTAGCAAATCAGCAGGATTTCAATCGCTTAGCGAAATTTATCATAAGCAAGACCATCATTTTGTATGGCACCATTATGCAGATCAACTTAGAAAGAATGATCAAATGTTATTTGAAAATGGGGAGGATTTAAGTGCTTATGAACAAATATTACGTCATGATGGAACTATTGTTAATATAATCAGTAAGAAGAGTCCTCTATTTGATAAAGGACTCAATATAATTGGCCTTGTTGGCTTTAGTATTGAATTACCTCAATCGAACATTATAAAGGCCTTAACTCCCAGGGAGTACGAAATATTATCGGTACTATCTGATGGTTATACTGATAAACAAATAGCAAAGAAATTAAGTATTTCTCCAAGAACTGTTGAAGCCCATATTAATAATTCGAAACAAAAATTAAGTGTTAAAACGCGTGCGGAATTAATAGCTCAATTTTCACGTGTGTATCCGTGA
- the traD gene encoding type IV conjugative transfer system coupling protein TraD yields MSQYPVENLLREPTEFYTFLTCTSLAWLTVAKPHLFLLTQDMGVYAALSLMTLGLVRGYQAFRIKHYHRRLIAMPYYALSTTEVPLSKKWLFLGKGFRWLPHHTQRLHQIKQIRNELFMQRNTCYRKVRDYCKNHESSLLTQLFNTPSRFNPFKPDPPVGGSSYLHGLGEKDSSVYIPQEVRVGHTFVVGTTRVGKTRLASILINQDIRNGDAVIVVDPKGDLDLVRDMYSACKASGKLHDFRVVHLGFPELSAHYNPLKNYDQVSEVATRVTDAIQAEGEGKQFAAFAWKYVNIVAICLEEMKQLISYTSIGFYINRLDQLLMTYSDAILPTHDSNYHEKIEEIIANNDCRVDKYGNTPPPMSRSKAVVKYLQEHISKTITSGNVESLHDQVLIDLFDAAIMDKNYYDKITASVGPVLSEINKSNASRIFSFHKSNCEIELMSAIKNKQVIYIGLDSLTNPNIAQAVGKAFLSDLVSTAGKIYKESNANYRLNLHCDELSEIIQDSFVKILNKAGGAGFQVTAYAQTKQDMEVALGSKAKAEVTEGNLNTLIMLRVKNEETANLLVKVLPKIGVVEHTQVSMVNDTPHGEDGVYFNTTNEDRVQTTAVPMIDVNDIISLPKGQAFVLVNGGELYKVRIPLPVNDGLAPKDIKSAIRAINQLDDNLGD; encoded by the coding sequence ATGAGCCAATATCCCGTTGAAAACCTTTTGCGTGAACCCACTGAATTCTATACCTTTCTGACCTGCACTTCACTGGCATGGCTGACTGTCGCCAAACCACACCTGTTTTTACTCACTCAAGACATGGGAGTCTATGCAGCACTTAGCCTTATGACATTGGGTCTAGTTAGAGGATACCAGGCCTTCCGCATCAAGCATTATCACCGCAGACTTATTGCTATGCCTTATTATGCTTTGTCCACCACGGAAGTGCCATTATCCAAGAAATGGTTGTTTCTTGGGAAAGGGTTTCGTTGGTTGCCTCATCATACGCAGCGATTACATCAAATTAAACAAATTAGAAATGAATTATTTATGCAACGAAATACGTGCTATCGCAAAGTACGTGATTATTGCAAAAACCACGAAAGTTCATTATTGACCCAACTGTTTAATACCCCATCAAGATTCAATCCATTCAAACCTGATCCACCTGTAGGTGGCAGCTCATACCTACATGGGTTAGGTGAAAAAGATAGTTCTGTCTATATCCCGCAAGAAGTTCGAGTTGGTCATACTTTTGTAGTGGGCACAACCCGAGTTGGCAAAACACGTCTAGCAAGCATCCTAATCAATCAGGATATTAGAAATGGTGATGCAGTGATTGTCGTTGACCCCAAAGGAGATTTAGATTTAGTTCGTGATATGTACTCAGCCTGCAAGGCTAGTGGCAAATTACATGATTTTAGAGTGGTGCATTTAGGTTTTCCCGAATTGTCTGCTCACTACAATCCGCTCAAAAACTATGATCAAGTCAGTGAGGTTGCTACACGTGTTACCGATGCCATTCAAGCTGAGGGCGAAGGAAAACAGTTTGCAGCCTTTGCCTGGAAATACGTGAACATTGTAGCGATCTGCCTTGAAGAAATGAAACAACTTATTTCTTATACTTCTATAGGATTTTACATCAATCGATTGGATCAACTACTAATGACCTACTCTGATGCCATACTCCCCACACATGATTCAAATTATCATGAAAAAATAGAAGAAATCATCGCTAATAATGATTGCCGTGTAGATAAATACGGCAATACACCACCGCCTATGAGCCGCTCAAAAGCGGTGGTGAAATATTTACAAGAGCATATCAGTAAAACCATCACTTCAGGCAACGTTGAAAGCCTTCATGATCAAGTACTCATTGATCTGTTTGATGCAGCCATCATGGATAAAAATTATTACGATAAAATCACGGCCAGTGTTGGCCCTGTATTATCAGAGATTAATAAGAGTAATGCCTCAAGGATCTTTTCATTTCATAAAAGCAATTGTGAAATCGAGTTGATGAGTGCAATAAAAAACAAACAAGTCATCTATATCGGGCTGGATAGCTTAACAAACCCTAATATCGCCCAAGCAGTCGGTAAAGCCTTTTTGTCAGATTTAGTATCCACTGCTGGAAAAATATATAAGGAAAGTAACGCAAATTACCGTCTCAATCTCCATTGCGATGAACTTTCAGAAATTATCCAAGACTCGTTTGTCAAAATTTTAAATAAAGCAGGTGGGGCTGGTTTTCAGGTCACCGCTTATGCTCAGACCAAACAAGATATGGAGGTGGCACTAGGCTCAAAAGCGAAAGCAGAAGTGACTGAAGGAAATCTAAACACCCTCATCATGTTACGTGTAAAAAATGAAGAAACAGCCAATTTATTAGTTAAAGTGTTACCAAAAATTGGAGTGGTCGAGCACACTCAAGTCTCCATGGTCAACGACACACCTCATGGCGAAGATGGCGTTTATTTTAACACCACCAATGAAGATCGAGTACAAACTACCGCAGTACCTATGATTGATGTGAATGACATTATCTCATTGCCCAAAGGACAGGCCTTTGTTTTAGTGAATGGCGGAGAGCTGTACAAAGTAAGAATACCCTTACCTGTAAACGATGGATTAGCCCCCAAGGATATCAAAAGCGCTATTCGTGCAATTAACCAATTGGATGATAACCTTGGAGATTAA
- a CDS encoding integrating conjugative element protein, translated as MHKLSMSLLALMLSKMLFASSFMPNESDYYYKLGGSSNLYVPPVNNDQTITIGGNVDGRLGFTCNGFNPVVSITNTFQDMKSSAMNIPGGIIDNLKGSVAGFPLYKLQQSMPALYNVLQNTASYAQNEFSVKVKDCQDVKKTLEEGQSPMESMLSVSDSQGWLEAAKRAKTENVDVTATAKSIAKKRDEYGLPWIGRESGNAGGAYQRPIKVINDVVIAGYNILLNRKPLNNEKKPDTKTPMTHAWPTPDDASQWAVKVLGDIHVSTATDTDKTKHDAKAGIGLSALLQNCDSSNTCTANVSKALWNLVDKQWPLTEEKLKMVSASNLMITDEIIITIQRMPREEQILTVSKLAEEIAVQNMLDKALMMRRILQAGLQVQEVQNLKPALDMVKFALKKLDDDIHSLAFESEVRKKMMTETLGLLMDMRSSDIAKGLPGDDHEQSQVKNGAVYAKPDFKGA; from the coding sequence ATGCACAAACTGTCTATGTCTTTACTTGCATTGATGCTATCAAAAATGCTCTTTGCCAGTTCTTTTATGCCTAATGAATCGGATTATTATTACAAGTTGGGTGGCTCATCCAATCTATATGTACCCCCTGTTAATAATGACCAAACCATCACTATTGGTGGTAATGTCGATGGGCGGCTTGGCTTTACCTGTAATGGATTTAATCCTGTAGTATCCATTACCAATACCTTTCAGGATATGAAGTCTTCTGCCATGAATATTCCTGGCGGCATTATTGATAACCTCAAAGGATCTGTTGCAGGCTTCCCACTGTATAAGCTACAACAATCCATGCCTGCGCTTTATAACGTACTGCAAAATACGGCCAGTTACGCGCAGAATGAATTTAGTGTCAAAGTCAAAGATTGCCAGGATGTGAAGAAGACTCTGGAAGAGGGTCAATCACCTATGGAAAGTATGCTTTCGGTGTCTGATAGTCAGGGCTGGCTTGAAGCAGCAAAACGCGCAAAAACAGAAAATGTAGACGTGACGGCAACAGCCAAGAGCATTGCCAAAAAACGTGACGAATATGGACTGCCCTGGATAGGTCGGGAAAGCGGAAATGCTGGTGGAGCATACCAACGGCCTATCAAAGTCATCAACGATGTGGTAATTGCCGGTTACAACATTTTATTGAATCGAAAACCACTTAATAATGAAAAGAAGCCCGATACCAAAACACCCATGACGCATGCTTGGCCAACACCGGATGATGCCAGTCAATGGGCGGTTAAAGTATTAGGTGATATTCATGTAAGCACCGCTACAGATACAGATAAAACCAAACACGATGCCAAGGCTGGCATTGGGTTATCCGCGTTATTACAAAATTGTGACAGCTCCAACACCTGTACTGCCAATGTGTCTAAAGCACTGTGGAATCTAGTAGACAAGCAATGGCCGTTGACTGAAGAAAAACTCAAAATGGTTAGTGCATCCAACTTGATGATTACAGATGAAATCATCATCACCATACAACGTATGCCACGTGAAGAACAAATCTTGACTGTCTCCAAATTGGCCGAGGAAATTGCTGTACAAAACATGCTCGATAAGGCCTTGATGATGCGCCGTATTTTACAAGCTGGTCTTCAAGTACAAGAAGTACAAAACTTAAAGCCCGCGCTTGATATGGTGAAATTTGCCTTAAAGAAACTCGATGATGACATTCATTCTTTAGCTTTTGAAAGCGAAGTTCGTAAAAAAATGATGACTGAAACCTTAGGTCTTTTGATGGATATGCGAAGTAGCGATATAGCCAAGGGCTTGCCTGGTGATGATCATGAACAATCGCAAGTTAAAAATGGCGCAGTCTATGCGAAACCTGATTTCAAAGGAGCATAA
- a CDS encoding avidin/streptavidin family protein, whose amino-acid sequence MKLNIRTCVVMMSLSLASHIAFAENTITYQNTRGSTLELNFNKQNSLTGTFTTSVASKECQDVIGLARPIIGYIDGTAITFSVNYPTCGSVVTLTGHINSNKEKIDTIAIIAHQMSSFTEGPGSQFISHDTFIKSKG is encoded by the coding sequence ATGAAATTAAACATTAGAACTTGTGTAGTCATGATGAGTTTATCATTAGCAAGTCATATAGCATTTGCAGAAAACACTATAACTTATCAAAATACGCGTGGTTCAACGCTAGAACTGAATTTTAATAAACAAAATTCTCTAACAGGGACCTTTACAACTTCTGTTGCCTCCAAGGAATGTCAGGATGTAATTGGCTTAGCAAGACCAATCATTGGTTATATTGATGGGACTGCCATAACTTTCAGTGTTAACTACCCAACATGTGGTTCCGTGGTTACACTGACAGGGCATATTAATTCAAATAAAGAGAAAATTGATACAATTGCAATTATTGCACATCAAATGTCTAGCTTTACTGAAGGCCCAGGATCTCAATTCATATCTCACGATACATTTATCAAAAGCAAAGGCTAA
- a CDS encoding ABC transporter ATP-binding protein: MPTIANNNKFFSFFLKVSTPYRWWFLAMSMVGIYSAIHSVIQPYVLKVILDRVTTSGANSFVSKCLPPALLLIILGFLITLLWRFYNYLVLKSLPRIKADIVTIATEHLRNQSYAFFQDRMSGEISAKISDLTNNIQNVVNSWFNISRQALTILLSIFIVGTVSWYFSATFLVVSAVFIYLSYYCASSIRPYAKDYAEAKTKYSGAIVDCFSNILNVLLFARENHEAKYLAHNTNLALEKETKMQVKNMLNASLLGFFAWVLQSTSILLLVYLGAKGQITAGDFAFVFILSITVIDQIWYLTESLLVVGEQAGICQNALDTIFTPHLQPLSSIDSKLRIQEGKIEFKDVNFNYIEDKKTITDFSLTIKGGNKIGLVGFSGAGKSTIVQLMTKLYDIDKGDILIDGQSIKDTHRQSLREHIAFIPQDPSLFHRSIFENIQYGCTEANLDQIIRAAKQAHAHEFISQLPHGYETLVGEKGVKLSGGQRQRIAIARAILKNAPILILDEATSSLDSITEELIKQSLNSAMKNRTVIVIAHRLSTLLSMDKIVVMDQGKIIELGSHSELIILNGFYKNLWDAQSGHSLI, encoded by the coding sequence TTGCCTACTATTGCAAACAACAACAAATTTTTCAGTTTTTTTCTGAAAGTCTCCACACCATATCGGTGGTGGTTTCTAGCAATGAGTATGGTAGGTATCTATTCAGCTATACACAGTGTTATTCAACCTTATGTACTTAAGGTTATCCTAGACCGGGTAACTACATCTGGAGCAAACTCCTTTGTTTCGAAGTGCCTACCACCCGCTTTATTACTAATTATTCTCGGTTTTTTAATCACTCTTTTATGGAGATTTTACAACTATTTGGTACTCAAATCATTACCAAGGATAAAAGCTGATATTGTAACTATTGCCACGGAGCACTTAAGAAACCAATCCTATGCATTTTTTCAAGATAGAATGAGTGGCGAGATCAGCGCTAAAATTTCAGATTTAACCAATAACATCCAAAATGTTGTCAATTCATGGTTCAATATCTCAAGACAAGCTTTAACTATCTTATTATCAATTTTTATAGTAGGAACGGTTAGTTGGTACTTTAGCGCTACTTTTCTTGTTGTATCAGCTGTTTTTATCTATTTATCGTATTATTGTGCATCCAGCATTAGACCCTATGCAAAAGATTATGCAGAGGCAAAAACTAAATATTCTGGCGCCATCGTTGATTGTTTTAGCAATATTTTAAATGTGCTGCTATTTGCAAGGGAAAATCACGAAGCAAAATATTTAGCCCACAATACAAATCTGGCTTTAGAAAAAGAAACTAAAATGCAGGTTAAAAATATGCTTAATGCTTCATTGCTTGGTTTTTTTGCCTGGGTTTTACAAAGCACATCTATATTATTATTGGTTTATCTTGGTGCAAAAGGCCAAATTACAGCTGGTGATTTTGCTTTTGTATTTATCTTATCCATAACGGTTATTGATCAAATTTGGTATTTAACTGAAAGTTTATTGGTAGTTGGAGAACAAGCAGGTATTTGTCAGAACGCTCTCGACACCATTTTCACTCCTCATTTACAACCTTTAAGCTCGATAGATAGTAAACTAAGAATTCAAGAGGGGAAAATTGAATTCAAGGATGTAAATTTTAACTATATTGAAGATAAAAAAACTATTACCGATTTTAGTCTAACGATAAAAGGCGGCAATAAAATTGGGTTAGTTGGCTTTAGTGGCGCAGGAAAAAGTACCATCGTACAGCTTATGACTAAATTATATGATATCGATAAAGGTGATATCTTAATTGATGGTCAAAGTATTAAAGATACTCATAGACAAAGCCTGCGAGAACATATTGCTTTCATACCCCAAGATCCCTCTCTATTTCATCGTTCTATCTTTGAAAATATTCAATATGGTTGCACAGAAGCCAATCTTGACCAAATCATTAGAGCTGCCAAGCAAGCCCATGCTCATGAGTTTATAAGCCAACTGCCACACGGATATGAAACCTTGGTTGGAGAAAAAGGTGTTAAATTATCTGGCGGGCAAAGGCAGAGAATAGCGATTGCAAGAGCCATTTTAAAAAATGCGCCCATTTTAATCTTAGATGAGGCTACCAGTTCGCTAGACTCCATTACAGAAGAACTAATCAAACAGTCTCTGAATTCCGCAATGAAAAATAGAACAGTTATAGTCATTGCTCATAGGCTTTCAACCCTCCTGTCAATGGACAAAATTGTGGTTATGGATCAAGGTAAAATCATTGAGCTAGGTAGCCACAGTGAGTTAATTATTCTGAATGGTTTTTATAAAAACCTATGGGATGCTCAAAGTGGTCATAGCCTTATTTAA
- a CDS encoding conjugal transfer protein TraG N-terminal domain-containing protein codes for MVVFSPLSLYTTYLGWQQYEVIFNALWQTGLLYLGFLMVGYRFLKNVLAPSGATHHAAEYALNHFLYELAITFLICGMFIYPCVPLEEKAMSFKPMCGIKKGTDAKTSTLKDTGTTYDEAFADVLTPNVKMPIGFALLQNYMSGITYGLMKVTGCTDSLQAIEGDLISTYLPADVREQALNFHRQCFLEARSQYHNEPHDKTKVNDILKKYGGEEDLKWVGSKVYQTLYYDKIYARQPVPGFTFNEAPNKNLEKAAERGDIDAKHLPEQGYPTCNQWWKKLKTDLVQVANNASVFDSHLNYYAVLDRVRTFKNNHPKAWGSQLSSEDYIAKMLLNDSRDMQANSMKNLMGNTNGAFGGAISHGLVNIGQLTKSWTSTPLKREAIMQTLPVMQAFLYFFLIILTPVILALSGYNPKALGSICGLFIMAIFLQYLWQLVGFVERSVLDPLGQNDAIAAMRNMAVLFYFIAPMLLLKLSSHFGGEAGAALGALVNDAAQHSNKVANSGVDTIKQGAKIASMGKVK; via the coding sequence ATGGTCGTATTTAGCCCGTTATCCTTGTACACCACCTATTTAGGCTGGCAACAATATGAGGTTATTTTTAATGCCCTGTGGCAAACGGGTTTGTTATACCTTGGTTTTCTTATGGTAGGGTATCGATTCTTAAAAAATGTGCTGGCACCTTCTGGTGCTACACATCACGCGGCAGAATATGCCTTGAATCATTTTCTTTATGAATTGGCAATTACTTTTTTGATTTGCGGCATGTTTATCTACCCCTGTGTGCCATTGGAAGAAAAAGCCATGAGTTTTAAGCCGATGTGCGGTATAAAAAAAGGAACAGATGCAAAAACCTCTACATTAAAAGATACAGGTACTACTTATGATGAAGCATTTGCAGACGTACTGACACCCAATGTCAAAATGCCTATTGGTTTTGCACTCTTGCAAAATTACATGTCAGGGATTACCTACGGCTTGATGAAAGTGACCGGTTGCACCGACAGCTTACAAGCGATTGAAGGCGATTTAATATCCACCTATTTACCTGCTGATGTACGTGAACAAGCATTGAATTTTCACAGACAATGCTTCCTTGAGGCCCGAAGCCAATACCACAATGAACCGCACGATAAAACCAAAGTCAATGACATTTTAAAAAAATACGGTGGTGAGGAAGATTTAAAATGGGTGGGTTCCAAAGTCTATCAAACACTATACTATGATAAAATTTACGCAAGACAACCCGTACCTGGCTTTACCTTTAACGAAGCCCCGAACAAAAATCTCGAAAAAGCAGCAGAACGTGGTGATATTGATGCCAAACATCTGCCAGAGCAAGGTTATCCCACCTGCAATCAATGGTGGAAAAAGCTCAAAACAGATTTGGTGCAAGTAGCCAATAACGCCAGTGTCTTTGACAGTCACCTGAATTACTACGCGGTTTTAGACCGGGTACGCACGTTCAAAAATAACCATCCTAAAGCTTGGGGTTCGCAGTTAAGCTCAGAAGACTACATTGCCAAGATGTTGCTTAATGACAGTCGTGACATGCAGGCTAACAGTATGAAAAACCTAATGGGAAATACCAATGGGGCTTTTGGTGGTGCCATTTCACATGGGTTAGTAAATATTGGGCAACTAACAAAATCATGGACATCAACGCCGTTAAAGCGTGAGGCCATTATGCAAACACTACCTGTCATGCAGGCCTTTTTGTATTTCTTCCTGATTATCTTGACTCCTGTGATTTTGGCTTTAAGTGGTTATAACCCTAAGGCGTTAGGCAGTATTTGCGGTCTGTTTATAATGGCGATTTTCCTGCAATACCTGTGGCAACTGGTGGGTTTTGTCGAGCGCAGTGTGCTTGATCCTTTAGGACAAAACGATGCCATTGCAGCCATGCGCAATATGGCGGTTTTATTCTATTTTATTGCACCCATGTTGCTATTAAAACTGTCTAGTCATTTTGGTGGGGAAGCAGGGGCAGCACTTGGTGCATTGGTTAATGACGCAGCGCAGCACAGTAACAAAGTTGCCAACTCAGGTGTGGATACCATCAAGCAAGGGGCAAAAATAGCCAGCATGGGGAAAGTAAAATGA